The Leucobacter chromiiresistens genome has a window encoding:
- a CDS encoding MFS transporter translates to MRTSSRRWIIGLCWLTVMFDGFDIVALGATIPIITGAAHGHLGATVADMTFVSTISLVGVGLGAVLIGPISERIGRRMALMLCLLVFSAFTLLFPLMPSVALMGVVRLIAGIGLGGCMPIALTMMQESAPAGRKAGASTFTMTGYHVGAVIASLAAYWAHEHWAWLFYLGGVLGLATLPIMWFRLPETRPTAVDRPSTVAEHRSGVRDLFTEGRSRATIGLWIAAFMGLLLVYGLNTWMPKIMELAGYPVSSSLIMLFVLNAGAVLGLLVGGRIGDARGVKGTTLVWFGASAVLLGLLSVPMSSVLALNLVILVTGVFVFCAQVLVYAFVGYTYPRSLVATGMGFTAGVGRLGAIAGPWITGALVTAGLAYPGGFYLFAGVAVVGLLAAAMIPKPRPIAETSEPRPVEVGG, encoded by the coding sequence TTGAGAACCTCTTCACGCCGATGGATCATCGGTCTCTGCTGGCTCACCGTCATGTTCGACGGCTTCGACATCGTCGCCCTCGGCGCGACGATCCCCATCATCACCGGTGCGGCGCACGGTCACCTCGGCGCCACGGTCGCCGACATGACGTTCGTCTCGACGATCTCTCTCGTGGGCGTCGGGCTCGGCGCCGTGCTCATCGGGCCGATCTCCGAACGCATCGGACGGCGCATGGCCCTCATGCTCTGCCTGCTGGTCTTCTCGGCCTTCACGCTGCTGTTCCCCCTCATGCCGAGCGTCGCACTCATGGGCGTCGTGCGGCTCATCGCGGGCATCGGGCTCGGAGGCTGCATGCCCATCGCGCTCACGATGATGCAGGAGTCGGCCCCGGCCGGCCGCAAAGCCGGCGCGTCGACCTTCACCATGACCGGGTACCACGTCGGCGCGGTGATCGCCTCGCTGGCCGCGTACTGGGCGCACGAGCACTGGGCGTGGCTCTTCTACCTGGGCGGCGTGCTCGGGCTCGCCACACTGCCGATCATGTGGTTCCGCCTGCCCGAGACGCGCCCGACCGCGGTCGACCGGCCATCGACGGTGGCGGAGCACCGCTCCGGCGTGCGCGACCTCTTCACCGAGGGCCGCAGCCGCGCCACCATCGGGCTCTGGATCGCGGCGTTCATGGGGCTGCTGCTCGTCTACGGCCTGAACACCTGGATGCCCAAGATCATGGAGCTCGCCGGATACCCGGTCTCCAGCTCGCTCATCATGCTCTTCGTGCTCAACGCGGGCGCGGTGCTCGGTCTGCTCGTCGGCGGACGGATCGGCGACGCGCGCGGAGTCAAGGGCACGACGCTCGTCTGGTTCGGCGCCTCGGCGGTGCTGCTCGGGCTGCTCAGCGTGCCGATGTCCAGCGTGCTCGCCCTCAACCTCGTCATCCTGGTCACCGGGGTCTTCGTGTTCTGCGCCCAGGTGCTCGTCTACGCCTTCGTCGGGTACACCTACCCCCGTTCGCTCGTCGCCACCGGCATGGGCTTCACCGCGGGCGTCGGGCGGTTGGGCGCGATCGCGGGGCCGTGGATCACCGGTGCGCTCGTCACCGCGGGCCTCGCGTACCCGGGAGGCTTCTACCTGTTCGCGGGCGTCGCCGTCGTCGGCCTCCTGGCGGCCGCGATGATTCCCAAGCCGCGGCCCATCGCCGAGACGAGCGAGCCCCGCCCGGTCGAGGTCGGCGGCTGA
- a CDS encoding ABC transporter ATP-binding protein encodes MDSTTPVPALEIRGLAKRFGEKIAVNGISLDIPTGSCFGLVGPNGAGKTTTLSMATGLLRPDAGHVRIAGVDVWEHPAEAKQLVGVLADGVKLFDRLTGEQLITYTGLLGGLDRETVAQRAADLLSMLDLNSAAQTLVVDYSAGMTKKIALACALVHAPRLLVLDEPFESVDPVSAANIRDILQSFVRGGGTVIVSSHSMDLVERMCDHVAVIAGGRVLAAGSVAEVRGTSTLEERFVELVGGRAHVEGPSWLSRS; translated from the coding sequence ATGGACTCGACTACGCCTGTGCCCGCCCTCGAGATCCGCGGCCTCGCCAAGCGCTTCGGTGAGAAGATCGCCGTGAACGGGATCTCGCTCGACATTCCCACCGGCTCCTGCTTCGGACTCGTCGGTCCGAACGGAGCCGGGAAGACGACGACGCTGTCGATGGCGACCGGGCTGCTGCGGCCCGACGCGGGGCACGTGCGCATCGCCGGGGTCGATGTGTGGGAGCACCCCGCCGAGGCGAAGCAGCTGGTGGGCGTGCTCGCCGACGGCGTGAAGCTGTTCGACCGTCTCACCGGCGAGCAGCTCATCACCTACACCGGCCTGCTGGGCGGGCTGGATCGCGAGACGGTCGCGCAGCGCGCCGCCGATCTCCTGTCGATGCTCGACCTGAACTCCGCGGCGCAGACCCTGGTCGTCGACTACTCGGCCGGCATGACGAAGAAGATCGCGCTCGCGTGCGCGCTGGTGCACGCCCCTCGGCTGCTGGTGCTCGACGAGCCCTTCGAGTCGGTCGACCCCGTCTCCGCCGCCAACATCCGCGACATCCTGCAGAGCTTCGTGCGCGGCGGGGGCACGGTGATCGTGTCGAGCCATTCCATGGATCTGGTCGAGCGGATGTGCGACCACGTCGCCGTCATCGCGGGCGGTCGCGTGCTGGCCGCCGGCAGCGTCGCCGAGGTGCGCGGCACCTCCACCCTGGAGGAGCGCTTCGTGGAACTCGTGGGCGGGCGCGCGCATGTGGAGGGGCCGTCATGGCTGAGCCGCTCCTGA
- a CDS encoding citrate synthase, protein MTESTQGPATAKLTFPGGSAEFPIVDAVDGHPAIDVSTFTKQSGHTALDYGFVNTASTKSKITYIDGDEGILRYRGYPIEELARHSTFLEVAYLLIYGELPTADQLGAFDEEIRRHTLLHEDMRYYFEGVPHTAHPMAVLSGGLQTMSTYYESSLDTAVPEFVEVNTIRLLAKLPVLAAYAHKKSIGQAFLYPDNNLNFVENFLRLNFGNKAEKYEMNPVLVDALDKLLILHADHEQNASTSTVRLVGSTGANMFSSVSAGINALSGPLHGGANEAVLDMLARIRDSGQSVETFVEKVKNKEDGVKLMGFGHRVYKNYDPRARIVKESAARVLEELGVNDPLLGLAQELEQIALEDDYFKERKLYPNVDFYTGVIYKAMGFPTRMFTVLFAIGRLPGWIAQWREAREDAQTKIGRPQQLYVGSGERHLER, encoded by the coding sequence GTGACCGAATCGACGCAGGGCCCGGCCACCGCCAAGTTGACCTTCCCCGGTGGATCAGCCGAATTCCCGATCGTCGATGCGGTCGACGGGCACCCCGCCATCGACGTCAGCACCTTCACGAAGCAGAGCGGCCACACCGCGCTCGACTACGGATTCGTGAACACCGCTTCGACGAAGTCGAAGATCACCTACATCGACGGCGACGAGGGCATCCTCAGGTACCGCGGGTACCCGATCGAGGAGCTCGCCCGGCACTCCACCTTCCTCGAGGTCGCCTACCTGCTCATCTACGGCGAGCTGCCTACCGCCGATCAGCTGGGCGCGTTCGATGAGGAGATCCGCCGCCACACGCTGCTGCACGAGGACATGCGGTACTACTTCGAGGGAGTGCCGCACACGGCGCACCCCATGGCGGTGCTCTCGGGCGGCCTGCAGACGATGTCGACCTATTACGAGTCGTCGCTCGACACCGCGGTGCCCGAGTTCGTCGAGGTGAACACGATCCGGCTGCTCGCGAAGCTGCCCGTGCTCGCCGCGTACGCGCACAAGAAGAGCATCGGCCAGGCCTTCCTCTACCCCGACAACAACCTCAACTTCGTCGAGAACTTCCTGCGTCTCAACTTCGGCAACAAGGCCGAGAAGTACGAGATGAACCCCGTGCTGGTCGACGCGCTCGACAAGCTCCTCATTCTGCACGCCGACCACGAGCAGAACGCGTCGACCTCGACGGTGCGCCTCGTGGGCTCGACCGGCGCCAATATGTTCTCCTCGGTCTCCGCGGGCATCAACGCCCTCTCGGGGCCGCTCCACGGCGGGGCGAACGAGGCGGTGCTCGACATGCTCGCCCGCATCCGCGACTCGGGGCAGAGCGTCGAGACCTTCGTGGAGAAGGTCAAGAACAAGGAGGACGGGGTGAAGCTCATGGGCTTCGGCCACCGCGTCTACAAGAACTACGACCCGCGTGCGCGCATCGTGAAGGAGAGCGCCGCCCGCGTGCTCGAGGAGCTCGGCGTGAACGACCCCTTGCTCGGTCTCGCACAGGAGCTCGAGCAGATCGCGCTCGAGGACGACTACTTCAAGGAGCGCAAGCTCTACCCGAACGTCGACTTCTACACGGGCGTGATCTACAAGGCGATGGGGTTCCCGACCCGCATGTTCACGGTGCTGTTCGCCATCGGGCGCCTGCCCGGCTGGATCGCCCAGTGGCGCGAGGCCCGCGAGGACGCGCAGACGAAGATCGGGCGCCCGCAGCAGCTCTACGTCGGGTCGGGGGAGCGCCACCTGGAGCGGTGA
- the dapC gene encoding succinyldiaminopimelate transaminase, translated as MRQALPEYPWDAMEPYAARASRHPEGVLNLSVGSPVDPSPSAVREALAAATDAHAYPATAGAPALREAIAEWYGRRRGVSVAADAVLPTVGSKELVALLPFLLGIGAEEAVVHPTIAYPSYTMGAALVGADAVAADDPATWPEHTRLVWVNSPSNPDGRVLDAEALRAAVERARELGAVIAGDECYAEFGWEAPWDEQRIPSILDPRVVGDDHRGVLSVYSLSKQSNLAGYRAAFLAGDPALVSRLLTVRKHAGLMLPAPVQAAMQVALADEQHVDEQRARYRARRDVLRPALEGAGFTIEGSEAGLYLWATRDADAWESVAQFADLGIIVGPGHFYGDRSPRHVRLALTAPDADIAAAAARIAAAAGAPD; from the coding sequence ATGCGCCAGGCACTTCCCGAGTACCCCTGGGACGCGATGGAGCCGTACGCGGCTCGGGCGTCGCGTCATCCCGAGGGGGTGCTGAACCTCTCGGTCGGGTCGCCGGTCGATCCCAGTCCGAGCGCGGTGCGCGAGGCGCTGGCCGCGGCGACCGACGCGCACGCGTACCCCGCGACCGCCGGTGCCCCGGCGCTGCGCGAGGCGATCGCGGAGTGGTACGGGCGCCGCCGCGGCGTGAGCGTCGCGGCCGATGCGGTGCTCCCCACCGTGGGCTCCAAGGAGCTCGTGGCGCTGCTGCCCTTCCTCCTCGGCATCGGGGCGGAGGAGGCCGTGGTGCATCCGACGATCGCGTATCCGAGCTACACGATGGGGGCGGCGCTCGTCGGCGCCGACGCGGTCGCGGCGGACGACCCGGCGACGTGGCCCGAGCACACGAGGCTCGTGTGGGTGAACTCGCCGTCGAACCCCGACGGCCGGGTGCTCGACGCGGAGGCGCTGCGCGCCGCGGTCGAACGCGCCCGGGAGCTGGGGGCCGTGATCGCGGGAGACGAGTGCTACGCAGAGTTCGGGTGGGAGGCGCCGTGGGACGAGCAGCGCATTCCGTCGATCCTCGACCCCCGGGTGGTGGGCGACGACCATCGGGGCGTGCTGAGCGTCTACTCCCTCAGCAAGCAGTCGAATCTGGCCGGCTACCGCGCGGCGTTCCTGGCGGGCGACCCCGCACTGGTCTCACGGCTCCTGACCGTGCGGAAGCACGCGGGGCTGATGCTGCCCGCGCCGGTGCAGGCGGCGATGCAGGTCGCCCTCGCCGATGAGCAGCACGTCGACGAGCAGCGGGCCCGGTACCGCGCGCGGCGCGATGTGCTGCGGCCCGCCCTCGAAGGGGCCGGCTTCACGATCGAGGGCAGCGAGGCCGGGCTCTACCTCTGGGCGACCCGCGACGCGGACGCGTGGGAGTCCGTGGCGCAGTTCGCGGATCTCGGCATCATCGTCGGTCCCGGCCACTTCTACGGGGATCGATCCCCGCGCCACGTGCGCCTCGCGCTCACCGCGCCCGATGCGGATATCGCGGCGGCGGCGGCGCGCATCGCCGCTGCGGCGGGCGCTCCCGACTGA
- the fdxA gene encoding ferredoxin, whose product MTYVIALPCVDVKDRACVDECPVDCIYEGERSLYIHPDECVDCGACEPVCPVEAIYYEDDLPEEWADYYKANVEFFDEIGSPGGAAKTGEYAFDHPIIAALPPQAG is encoded by the coding sequence GTGACGTACGTGATCGCTCTTCCGTGCGTCGACGTGAAAGATCGCGCGTGCGTGGACGAGTGCCCTGTCGACTGCATCTACGAGGGGGAGCGCTCCCTCTACATCCACCCGGACGAGTGCGTCGACTGCGGAGCCTGCGAACCGGTCTGCCCGGTTGAGGCGATCTACTACGAGGACGATCTGCCGGAGGAGTGGGCCGACTACTACAAGGCGAACGTCGAGTTCTTCGACGAGATCGGTTCGCCGGGCGGTGCCGCGAAGACCGGCGAATACGCCTTCGACCACCCGATCATCGCCGCGCTGCCGCCGCAGGCCGGGTAG
- a CDS encoding glycoside hydrolase family 65 protein gives MSPESFDGPVKELRRDFGDDPWRIVVGGIDAKRAGEDETVFSLGNGYLGMRGNHEEGLPLGSHGTFLNGLHETWRIRHAENAYGFAEHGQTIVNVPDAKTIRIYVDDERLNLESSDILDVHRILDLKEGTLTRSLLWLTPTGKRVRVETRRMVSFAARHLATIEMRITVLDADADLTVSSLIVNRQDLGRVHTETPTRGAGDSGTVDPRRAEQFTERILDPGQTLHDGGRSVLTYRVHDSQMTLGVGVDHHFDGGDGEERARSEWRHRIDKSQDRVRHVYQGTAREGRTVHLVKTVAYHYSSTAVLSEMIDRCIHSLNSADAEPREARWEKQREYLEAFWERSDVRVDADPGVQQAIRWNLFQVAQASARADGRGIAAKGLTGSGYGGHYFWDTEIYVLPFLTYTSPLWARNALRARERMLPQARMRAAMLNEDGALFPWRTINGEEASAYYAAGTAGYHINADITYAIARYVAATGDLEYVLSGASDVVVETARLWASLGFWRRDAEGVERFHIHGVTGPDEYTTVVNDNLFTNVMARFNLRFAVEVARRIQAEAPSHYSVLVDRLGLTADEIEAWERAAEGMTVPYSPELGIHPQDAHFLDREVWDLAATPPEQKPLLLHFHPLVIYRFQVLKQADVVLALLLASNEFAQDEKRRDFDYYDALTTGDSTLSAVVQSIIAAEVGYRDLAYQYFDHALRVDLDDLHGNAADGVHIASTGGVWMMLVQGFAGMRDVGRQLTFDPRLPEHWGCLEFRLEWRGRRFEVRLERDRMSFELIEGEGPVVVRVRDRDVRIVAGETAEVPLADQGPDLGSFTGLSAGMLPREGDTGVVPELGVEVPVVTTSIPTRPFEG, from the coding sequence ATGAGCCCTGAATCCTTCGACGGCCCCGTGAAGGAGCTGCGGCGCGACTTCGGCGACGACCCGTGGCGGATCGTGGTCGGCGGCATCGACGCGAAGCGCGCGGGCGAGGACGAGACCGTGTTCTCACTGGGCAACGGCTACCTCGGCATGCGTGGCAACCACGAGGAGGGGCTGCCCCTCGGCAGCCACGGCACCTTCCTGAACGGCCTGCACGAGACGTGGCGGATCAGGCACGCGGAGAACGCGTACGGGTTCGCGGAGCACGGGCAGACCATTGTCAACGTGCCCGATGCGAAGACGATCCGCATCTACGTCGACGACGAGCGCCTCAACCTCGAGTCCTCCGACATCCTCGACGTGCACCGGATCCTCGATCTGAAGGAGGGCACGCTGACGCGGTCGCTCCTGTGGCTGACGCCCACGGGCAAGCGGGTGCGCGTGGAGACCCGCCGCATGGTGTCGTTCGCGGCGCGCCACCTCGCCACGATCGAGATGCGGATCACCGTGCTCGACGCGGACGCCGACCTGACGGTCAGCAGCCTCATCGTGAACCGGCAGGATCTGGGCCGCGTGCACACTGAGACCCCCACGCGGGGCGCGGGCGACTCGGGCACGGTCGATCCGAGGCGCGCGGAGCAGTTCACCGAGCGCATCCTCGATCCCGGGCAGACGCTGCACGACGGCGGCCGCTCCGTGCTGACGTATCGGGTGCACGATTCGCAGATGACCCTCGGGGTCGGGGTCGACCACCACTTCGACGGCGGCGACGGCGAGGAGCGCGCGCGGAGCGAGTGGCGGCATCGCATCGACAAGTCCCAGGATCGGGTGCGACACGTCTACCAGGGCACCGCGCGCGAGGGCCGCACGGTGCATCTCGTGAAGACCGTCGCCTACCACTACTCGTCGACCGCGGTGCTCTCGGAGATGATCGACCGGTGCATCCACTCGCTGAACAGCGCGGACGCGGAGCCGCGCGAGGCGCGGTGGGAGAAGCAGCGCGAGTACCTCGAGGCCTTTTGGGAGCGGAGCGATGTGCGCGTCGACGCCGACCCGGGGGTGCAGCAGGCGATCCGCTGGAACCTGTTCCAGGTCGCGCAAGCGTCGGCGCGGGCCGACGGCCGCGGCATCGCGGCCAAGGGTCTCACGGGATCCGGCTACGGCGGCCACTACTTCTGGGACACGGAGATCTACGTGCTGCCCTTCCTGACGTACACGTCGCCGCTCTGGGCGCGCAACGCGCTGCGGGCGCGGGAGCGGATGCTGCCGCAGGCCCGCATGCGCGCGGCGATGCTGAACGAGGACGGCGCGCTGTTCCCCTGGCGCACGATCAACGGCGAGGAGGCGAGCGCCTACTACGCGGCCGGCACCGCGGGGTACCACATCAATGCCGACATCACGTACGCGATCGCCCGGTACGTGGCGGCGACGGGCGACCTGGAGTACGTGCTCTCCGGCGCGTCCGACGTCGTGGTCGAGACGGCCCGGCTCTGGGCGAGTCTCGGTTTCTGGCGGCGCGACGCCGAGGGCGTGGAGCGCTTCCACATCCACGGCGTGACCGGCCCCGACGAGTACACCACCGTGGTGAACGACAACCTCTTCACGAACGTGATGGCGCGGTTCAACCTGCGCTTCGCGGTCGAGGTGGCGCGGCGCATCCAGGCGGAGGCGCCGTCGCACTACAGCGTGCTGGTCGACCGTCTCGGCCTCACCGCCGATGAGATCGAGGCGTGGGAGCGCGCGGCCGAGGGCATGACCGTGCCGTACTCGCCGGAGCTCGGCATCCATCCGCAGGATGCGCACTTCCTCGACCGCGAGGTCTGGGATCTCGCGGCGACGCCCCCCGAGCAGAAGCCGCTGCTGCTCCACTTCCACCCGCTGGTGATCTACCGCTTCCAGGTGCTCAAGCAGGCGGACGTGGTGCTCGCACTGCTGCTCGCGAGCAACGAGTTCGCGCAGGATGAGAAGCGGCGCGACTTCGACTACTACGACGCCCTCACCACAGGCGATTCGACGCTCTCGGCCGTCGTGCAGTCGATCATCGCCGCCGAGGTGGGGTACCGCGACCTCGCGTACCAGTACTTCGATCACGCGCTGCGAGTCGACCTCGACGACCTGCACGGGAACGCGGCCGACGGCGTCCACATCGCCTCCACCGGCGGGGTGTGGATGATGCTGGTGCAGGGCTTCGCCGGGATGCGCGACGTCGGCCGCCAGCTCACCTTCGACCCGAGGCTGCCGGAGCACTGGGGATGCCTGGAGTTCCGACTCGAGTGGCGGGGCCGGCGGTTCGAGGTGCGGCTCGAGCGCGACCGGATGAGCTTCGAGCTCATCGAGGGGGAGGGGCCCGTGGTCGTGCGGGTCCGCGACCGGGATGTGCGGATCGTCGCGGGCGAGACCGCCGAGGTGCCCCTCGCGGATCAGGGGCCCGACCTCGGGTCGTTCACGGGGCTCTCCGCCGGCATGCTGCCCCGCGAGGGCGACACCGGCGTCGTGCCCGAGCTGGGCGTCGAGGTGCCCGTCGTCACCACGTCGATTCCGACGCGCCCGTTCGAGGGGTGA
- a CDS encoding HAD family hydrolase yields MIDRYDAYLFDLDGVITPTVELHKRAWQETFDAFFASRGEAPYEGREYFAFLDGRPRFAGVAALLTGRGVALPEGEDLDEGFTSVRGVGNRKNAAFVEVLDRDGIAAYPGSVRLLDHLAERAAPLAVVSSSRNAEPVLRAAGLTDRFRAVVDGVVAAREGLPGKPAPDTFLRGAELLGADPARTVVFEDAASGVAAGRAGGFGLVVGVDRGAGREALLAAGADTVVSDLEELLP; encoded by the coding sequence GTGATCGATCGGTACGACGCGTATCTCTTCGACCTCGACGGGGTGATCACACCGACCGTCGAACTCCACAAACGGGCCTGGCAGGAGACGTTCGACGCCTTCTTCGCGTCGCGGGGGGAAGCGCCGTACGAGGGTCGCGAGTACTTCGCGTTCCTCGACGGCCGCCCCCGCTTCGCGGGCGTCGCGGCTCTGCTCACGGGTCGCGGCGTCGCCCTGCCCGAGGGGGAGGACCTCGATGAGGGCTTCACCTCGGTGCGCGGCGTCGGCAATCGCAAGAACGCCGCGTTCGTCGAGGTGCTCGACCGCGACGGGATCGCGGCGTACCCGGGTTCGGTGCGCCTGCTGGATCACCTGGCGGAGCGCGCCGCGCCGCTCGCGGTGGTGTCGAGCTCGCGCAACGCCGAGCCGGTGCTGCGGGCGGCCGGGCTGACCGACCGCTTCCGCGCTGTCGTGGACGGCGTCGTCGCGGCCCGCGAGGGGCTCCCGGGCAAACCCGCGCCCGACACCTTCCTGCGCGGAGCGGAACTGCTGGGCGCCGACCCGGCGCGCACCGTGGTCTTCGAGGATGCGGCGTCGGGAGTCGCCGCGGGCCGCGCGGGCGGCTTCGGCCTCGTCGTGGGCGTCGACCGCGGCGCCGGGCGCGAGGCGCTGCTCGCCGCTGGAGCGGATACCGTCGTCTCCGACCTCGAGGAGCTGCTGCCATGA
- a CDS encoding carbohydrate ABC transporter permease, which yields MTTQVQTKTTPTGPGATGGTKPPGPVRGRKQSAGARIARVASSGIVHAVLVIVAIFWLVPTIGLLLTSFRTAGDNASSGWWTVLTKPAELTLENYANLLTNPTITGSFWNTIIITVPTTLLVVIIGALAAYAFAWMRFPGRDWLFIAVIVLLAVPLQVALIPLARLFGTMGIFGSVVGVILFHTAFGLPFAIFLLRNFFSQVPEELLEAARIDGARDWLIFFKIMLPLGLPAIASLAIFQFLWTWNDMLVALIFTNTDSQPLTVAIQSQLRQFGANIDVLSAGAFLSMIVPLIVFFAFQRYFVQALLAGSQK from the coding sequence ATGACCACGCAGGTGCAGACGAAGACCACCCCGACCGGGCCGGGAGCGACCGGGGGGACGAAGCCTCCCGGTCCGGTTCGGGGTCGCAAGCAGAGTGCGGGGGCGCGGATCGCGCGAGTGGCGAGCAGCGGCATCGTGCACGCGGTGCTGGTGATCGTCGCGATCTTCTGGCTCGTGCCCACCATCGGGCTGCTGCTCACGTCGTTCCGCACCGCGGGCGACAACGCGTCGAGCGGGTGGTGGACGGTGCTGACGAAGCCCGCCGAGCTCACCCTCGAGAACTATGCGAATCTGCTGACGAACCCGACGATCACGGGATCGTTCTGGAACACGATCATCATCACGGTGCCGACGACGCTGCTCGTCGTCATCATCGGCGCGCTCGCCGCGTACGCGTTCGCGTGGATGCGGTTCCCGGGCCGCGACTGGCTGTTCATCGCCGTGATCGTGCTGCTGGCGGTGCCCCTGCAGGTCGCGCTGATCCCGCTGGCGCGCCTGTTCGGCACGATGGGCATCTTCGGCAGCGTCGTGGGGGTGATCCTCTTCCACACGGCCTTCGGCCTTCCGTTCGCCATCTTCCTGCTGCGCAACTTCTTCTCGCAGGTGCCGGAGGAGCTGCTGGAGGCGGCGAGGATCGACGGCGCGCGCGACTGGCTGATCTTCTTCAAGATCATGCTGCCGCTCGGCCTGCCCGCGATCGCGTCGCTCGCGATCTTCCAGTTCCTGTGGACCTGGAACGACATGCTCGTGGCGCTGATCTTCACGAACACCGACTCGCAGCCGCTCACGGTGGCGATCCAGTCGCAGCTCAGGCAATTCGGAGCGAATATCGACGTGCTCTCGGCGGGAGCCTTCCTGTCGATGATCGTTCCGCTGATAGTGTTTTTCGCGTTCCAGAGGTATTTCGTGCAGGCGCTTCTGGCCGGTTCGCAAAAGTAG
- a CDS encoding carbohydrate ABC transporter permease — MTRTQTVPIALRSGSVRHRGRLRQWLLVGSFLGPALLALGALVVYPIVYTVIRSFFDRSGSDFVGWENYVTMFTNDTTFTAIRNNLVWVVVAPVTVTIIGLLLAVLVDKIGWKTAFRLIVFMPMAISMLAAGVIFRGMFQESPQLGVVNAAITSVQSIFSDQASYPGAKPREGVGIEADQGIIASTDEVAAGGTQNFPLIGVKRSALPEGATEAKPAAAAGDTEISGTVFLDVIRGGGGTDGELEAGKTGLEGVRVDAVGVDGSIRGFATTGAGGTYTIEGLEAGESYRIALPASNFGDGAAGVSWLSASWINVVVILAYVWIWAGFAMVMIASGLSAMDRSLQEAARTDGANEWQIFSKITAPLLAPVLLVVFVTLIINVLKIFDLVYVIPPGASKPAANVIAVEMWTVSFGGGNNQGLGSALAILLLILVLPSMIVNVRRFRAERGR, encoded by the coding sequence GTGACCCGCACGCAGACGGTCCCGATCGCGCTCCGCAGCGGCAGCGTGCGCCATCGGGGCCGTCTGCGCCAGTGGCTGCTCGTGGGGTCGTTCCTCGGCCCCGCGCTCCTGGCGCTCGGCGCTCTCGTGGTGTACCCCATCGTGTACACCGTGATCCGCTCGTTCTTCGACCGCTCCGGCTCCGACTTCGTGGGCTGGGAGAACTACGTGACGATGTTCACGAACGACACGACCTTCACAGCCATCCGCAACAATCTGGTGTGGGTCGTCGTGGCGCCGGTCACGGTGACCATCATCGGGCTGCTGCTCGCGGTGCTCGTCGACAAGATCGGCTGGAAGACCGCCTTCCGGCTCATCGTGTTCATGCCGATGGCGATCTCGATGCTCGCCGCCGGCGTGATCTTCCGCGGCATGTTCCAGGAGAGCCCGCAGCTCGGCGTCGTCAACGCGGCGATCACGAGCGTGCAGAGCATCTTCTCCGACCAGGCGAGCTATCCGGGCGCGAAACCGCGCGAGGGCGTGGGCATCGAGGCCGATCAGGGCATCATCGCGTCGACGGACGAGGTCGCGGCGGGTGGCACGCAGAACTTCCCGCTGATCGGCGTCAAGCGCAGCGCGCTGCCGGAGGGCGCGACCGAGGCGAAGCCGGCCGCCGCAGCGGGCGACACGGAGATCTCGGGCACCGTCTTCCTCGACGTCATCCGCGGCGGCGGAGGCACCGATGGCGAGCTCGAGGCGGGCAAGACGGGGCTCGAGGGGGTGCGCGTCGACGCGGTCGGCGTCGACGGCTCGATCCGCGGCTTCGCGACGACGGGCGCGGGCGGCACCTACACCATCGAGGGGCTCGAGGCGGGCGAGTCGTATCGCATCGCGCTGCCCGCCTCGAACTTCGGCGACGGTGCGGCAGGCGTCTCCTGGCTGAGCGCGTCGTGGATCAACGTCGTCGTCATCCTCGCCTACGTCTGGATATGGGCGGGCTTTGCGATGGTGATGATCGCCTCGGGACTCTCGGCGATGGACCGCTCCCTCCAGGAGGCGGCCCGAACCGACGGAGCGAACGAGTGGCAGATCTTCTCGAAGATCACCGCGCCGCTGCTCGCGCCCGTGCTGCTCGTGGTGTTCGTGACCCTGATCATCAACGTGCTGAAGATCTTCGACCTCGTGTACGTGATCCCGCCGGGCGCCTCGAAACCGGCGGCGAACGTGATCGCCGTGGAGATGTGGACGGTCTCGTTCGGCGGCGGCAACAACCAGGGGCTCGGATCCGCTCTCGCGATCCTGCTGCTGATTCTCGTGCTGCCCTCGATGATCGTGAATGTACGCCGATTCAGAGCGGAGCGCGGACGATGA